In the Anser cygnoides isolate HZ-2024a breed goose chromosome 27, Taihu_goose_T2T_genome, whole genome shotgun sequence genome, one interval contains:
- the LOC106048416 gene encoding la-related protein 6-like, which produces MSSHSSVVALGLGSQPGCSTTLPAQRNSFPGLHLRPPRSRSLTLLGQDDFFESFSGSFCDVSDALSPDLFDCSYSIPDPQLVRRIVSQVEFYLSDENLAKDAFLLKHVQKNKMGFVSIKLLTSFKKVKYLTRDWRLTLYALQFSELLEVNEEGTKVRRRVPLPESLLSIPPSKLLLAWDPLPQELGALPPLQKNFIETITRMFSPFGAIASIRILRPGRKLPSDVRKYTVRFPELLSRCCALVEYESLESARRAFEDLSRPGSESIRVVRLSGKGSKKKSGAEREAAAVEEMLGWKAQAAAADTFPYSLGDSLLCSSLESDTAQASLPLLLSTPSWPDGHSGFKPGSFGSTFARSLLTSKVFPPLTTELSTGGCFGLGSSPESSQGLDFGWGSGVGAWAPWGSSATPGPSLDAKSPPGNHLAVKQVSESLGLRAGVLRLPHGPDGTKGFYNSIGRGKLVLRH; this is translated from the exons ATGTCATCGCATAGTTCTGTGGTTGCCCTGGGGCTCGgttcccagcctggctgcagcaccaCTCTGCCAGCGCAAAGAAATTCcttccctgggctgcatctccgTCCGCCTCGGAGCCGCTCGCTCACCCTGCTCGGCCAGGATGACTTCTTCGAGAGCTTCAGTGG GAGCTTCTGTGATGTGAGCGATGCTTTGAGTCCTGACCTGTTCGACTGCAGCTACTCCATCCCTGACCCACAGCTGGTCCGGAGGATTGTGTCCCAGGTAGAGTTCTACCTCTCTGATGAGAACCTGGCCAAGGATGCCTTCCTCCTGAAGCACGTCCAGAAGAACAAGATGGGCTTTGTCAGCATCAAGCTGCTCACATCCTTCAAGAAG GTGAAATACCTCACGCGTGACTGGCGGCTCACGCTCTACGCCCTGCAGTTCTcggagctgctggaggtgaaTGAGGAGGGCACCAAAGTGAGGCGGCGGGTCCCCCTCCCCGAGTCCCTGCTGAGCATCCCCCCCAGCAAATTGCTCCTGGCCTGGGACCCGCTGCCTCAGGAGCTGGGCGCGCTGCCGCCGCTCCAGAAGAACTTCATTGAGACCATCACGAGGATGTTCAGCCCCTTTGGCGCCATCGCCTCCATCCGCATCCTGAGGCCAGGCAGGAAGCTGCCCTCGGATGTACGGAAATACACGGTGCGCTTCCCCGAGCTGCTGAGCCGCTGCTGTGCGCTGGTGGAGTATGAGAGCTTGGAGAGCGCCCGCAGGGCCTTTGAGGACCTGAGCCGCCCTGGCTCTGAGAGCATCCGGGTGGTGCGGCTCTCAGGGAAGGGCTCGAAGAAGAAAAGCGGGGCTGagagggaggcggcggcggtggagGAGATGCTGGGATGGAAGGCACAGGCAGCAGCGGCTGACACGTTCCCTTACAGCCTTGGGGACTCCTTGCTATGCAGTTCCCTGGAGTCAGACACGGCCCAGGCCTCGTTGCCTCTCctcctctcgacaccctcctGGCCCGATGGCCACAGTGGCTTCAAGCCTGGCTCCTTTGGCAGCACCTTTGCCAGGTCGCTCCTCACCAGCAAGGTCTTTCCTCCACTAACCACTGAGCTGAGCACTGGTGGCTGCTTTGGCCTTGGCTCCAGCCCCGAGAGCTCCCAGGGCCTCGATTTTGGCTGGGGGAGTGGGGTAGGTGCGTGGGCACCCTGGGGCAGCAGTGCAACCCCTGGCCCCTCTCTGGATGCCAAATCGCCTCCTGGCAATCATCTGGCTGTGAAGCAGGTGTCTGAGTCCCTCGGCCTCCGTGCTGGTGTGCTTCGCCTGCCACATGGGCCTGACGGCACCAAGGGCTTCTACAACAGCATTGGGAGAGGAAAACTTGTCCTCAGGCATTAA
- the PRR22 gene encoding proline-rich protein 22, translated as MEPPAPRQPPRGHQRPQAPWPLQPFVLMENFYPAGLPNPRLEHPFQAPPAVVAPGMPRAPRPGLQMAPCGCFFDPRVFRIEWTTTNLPSPATVTPVSSASQPAAAPRGPQSCGAPPAPVPPLRLFVPYDPQGRVAAPAPPVLPPSLPSFQHLEGQLRQINLPSTAVPTGAPMGGGIPLGSNVPEGSSIPLNGGNPAGGDAALGNSVIPHTQAMGDAPESPDMSLPEEVLLEEAMRLFDCSLGAGAGSQDSPSSVPIPEDPSVTNSSNPCYDISSLLLPEEMLSSDYSIPEASNTILSMEHLEEIRLNPEDPQSDLPVLPSPQDNVFHPNTTLEKRGKKRRNTSLPKKGSKRKASTTSAGVGGQH; from the exons gcTTGCCTAACCCCAGGCTGGAGCACCCTTTCCAGGCACCCCCAGCTGTGGTGGCACCCGGCATGCCCCGGGCCCCCCGCCCAG GTCTCCAGATGGCTCCGTGCGGCTGCTTCTTCGACCCCCGCGTCTTCCGCATAGAGTGGACCACCACCAACCTCCCCTCACCAGCCACCGTCACGCCCGTCAGCTCCGCTTCGCAGCCCGCCGCTGCCCCACGGGGTCCCCAGAGCTgcggggcccccccagccccggtgccccccctgCGGCTCTTCGTGCCCTATGACCCTCAGGGGAGAgtggcagcccctgcccccccggtgctgccaccatccctccccagcttccagCACCTGGAGGGGCAGCTTCGGCAGATAAATCTGCCCAGCACAGCTGTCCCCAcaggggcacccatgggtgggggcaTCCCCCTGGGCAGCAATGTCCCTGagggcagcagcatccccctgaATGGTGGCAACCCTGCTGGTGGTGACGCAGCCCTGGGCAACTCTGTCATTCCTCATACCCAAGCAATGGGGGATGCCCCAGAGAGCCCAGACATGTCGCTGCCTGaggaggtgctgctggaggaggccaTGAGGCTCTTTGACTGTTCCCTGGGGGCAGGGGCGGGGAGCCAGGACAGTCCCAGCAGTGTCCCCATACCCGAGGACCCCAGTGTCACCAACAGCTCCAACCCCTGCTACGACATCAGCTCACTCTTGCTGCCCGAGGAGATGCTGTCCTCTGACTACAGCATCCCCGAGGCCTCCAATACCATCCTGAGCATGGAGCACCTTGAGGAGATCAGGCTGAACCCAGAGGATCCGCAGTCGGACCTGCCAGTGCTGCCGTCACCACAGGACAACGTGTTTCATCCCAACACCACGCTGGAAAAGCGAGGGAAAAAGCGGCGTAACACATCATTGCCAAAAAAAGGCAGCAAGCGCAAAGCCTCCACAACCAGCgctggggtgggagggcagCACTAA